A genomic region of Papaver somniferum cultivar HN1 chromosome 7, ASM357369v1, whole genome shotgun sequence contains the following coding sequences:
- the LOC113299106 gene encoding actin-related protein 2/3 complex subunit 2A-like — protein MILLQSASRFLLQVLLNRVENLDKGVELDCQSVEFDDVRYHIQVSLRYPQFLVLSMSLPTPPPETIFVDGLPFGAIEAIKAAYGALVQILDPPKDGYNLTMRLDLVQLPQDEELQYDLLEKVASVREVVLGAPLRVVLKHLASKRVPPDLDRLIALVHRPRESFFLAPEADKVTVVYPMRFNDSIGTVLAISFLEEFVEARRTAGLNNAPPCFWSPSPPQVLEEAPTEALSANSGFVRFVIYPRHVEGRKLDRTVWSLLTFHAYVSYHVKCSEGFMHTRMRRRVESLIQALDRAKPEGEDLKKNAQNKSSKRLSLMEIRNNSNS, from the exons ATGATACTATTGCAGTCGGCATCGAGATTTCTGCTCCAGGTTCTGTTGAACAGAGTAGAGAA TCTTGACAAAGGAGTTGAATTGGACTGCCAGTCTGTTGAGTTTGACGATGTTCGCTATCATATTCAG GTGTCTTTGAGGTATCCTCAATTCTTAGTACTATCGATGTCACTACCTACTCCTCCCCCAGAAACTATATTTGTGGACGGACTTCCTTTCGGAGCCATTGAAGCTATCAAGGCGGCATATGGCGCGCTTGTACAAATTCTCGATCCTCCAAAAGATGGCTATAATCTTACGATGAGATTAGATTTGGTACAACTTCCACAAGATGAAg AGCTTCAATACGATCTCTTAGAAAAGGTTGCATCCGTGAGGGAAGTTGTGTTAGGGGCTCCATTAAGAGTTGTACTAAAACATCTTGCTTCAAAGAGAGTTCCTCCAGATTTGGATAGACTTATTGCTCTTGTGCATCGGCCTAGGGAGTCATTCTTCCTTGCTCCTGAG GCAGACAAGGTAACTGTGGTGTATCCAATGAGATTCAACGATTCAATCGGTACTGTTCTGGCAATTTCGTTCTTGGAG GAATTTGTAGAGGCAAGGCGCACTGCTGGACTTAACAACGCCCCTCCATGTTTTTGGTCTCCCTCTCCTCCTCAAGTGTTAGAAGAAGCTCCTACAGAAGCCTTATCTGCAAATTCTGGCTTTGTTAGATTTG TTATTTATCCGCGCCATGTGGAAGGTCGGAAGCTGGACAGAACTGTTTGGAGCTTGTTAACCTTCCATGCATATGTTAGTTATCATGTGAAG TGCTCAGAAGGATTCATGCATACGAGAATGCGACGGCGTGTTGAGTCACTGATTCAG GCTCTTGATCGTGCGAAGCCTGAAGGCGAGGATTTGAAGAAAAATGCACAAAACAAATCCTCCAAACGACTG AGCCTGATGGAAATTCGCAACAATTCAAATTCATAG